One Alkalicoccus halolimnae DNA segment encodes these proteins:
- a CDS encoding LysE family translocator, whose translation MFLLDAVIIGLAAAFLPGPDFVLLIKNSLQYGRKHGIYTALGVSTAVIIHISVSISGFSLVIEKVPFLLDVIRAAGSSYLIYLGYKAVKSTSAAGYKINTLAASKDLHAKTSFNKGFICNFFNPNSILFFLSVFSQLVEGDVPMLINWLYGAVILTLVAGFYMLFAIGISQRTCRMVYIKYSRTIERSLGLLLIVFALTIAYSIFE comes from the coding sequence ATGTTTCTACTGGATGCTGTTATTATCGGTCTGGCAGCCGCATTTCTGCCGGGACCTGATTTTGTACTGCTAATTAAAAACAGCCTGCAGTATGGAAGGAAGCATGGAATCTATACGGCGCTGGGGGTATCCACAGCGGTAATTATCCACATATCAGTAAGTATTTCAGGATTCAGTCTCGTCATCGAAAAGGTCCCTTTTCTGCTTGATGTAATTCGGGCAGCGGGCTCCTCCTACTTAATTTATTTAGGATATAAAGCGGTGAAAAGTACTTCTGCGGCAGGGTATAAGATAAATACGCTTGCCGCTTCCAAGGATCTTCATGCAAAAACCAGCTTTAATAAAGGATTTATCTGTAACTTCTTTAATCCTAATTCTATCTTGTTTTTTCTCAGCGTTTTTTCCCAGCTTGTGGAAGGAGATGTTCCGATGCTCATCAACTGGCTTTACGGTGCTGTTATTTTAACACTCGTAGCTGGTTTTTATATGCTCTTTGCCATCGGCATTTCTCAAAGAACTTGCCGGATGGTTTATATCAAATACAGCCGGACAATTGAACGGAGCCTGGGTCTGCTTTTAATCGTTTTTGCCCTGACGATTGCTTATTCCATTTTTGAGTAA
- a CDS encoding LysR family transcriptional regulator, producing the protein MSIPQLEVFLQTVELGSLTKAAEKLNYTQSGISHTIKTLEKKYETTLLIRDRSGVRLTSAGRELLPYIQAAFSSHRLLDEKVMEMNRMESGLIRVGTFTSVSSQWLPGIIQKFKAAYPKVHFELVHGNNEEIEQAIISGRLDCGFIKLPSTEKLHTTFLRRDPMVVVLAEDHPFSDKKAFPVEALEHFPYIEINEGIENEITRVFADHHIRPDVHYAQKDDYAVIAMVEKNLGITLLPELVLKDTIRNVVCRQLTVPAYRDIGIASPFENSASRLTNSFLSCTREWVEKEYEERPT; encoded by the coding sequence ATGAGTATCCCTCAATTAGAGGTTTTTTTGCAGACTGTAGAACTTGGAAGCTTAACAAAAGCGGCGGAAAAACTGAATTATACGCAGTCCGGCATCAGCCATACGATCAAAACACTGGAAAAAAAGTATGAGACGACGCTTTTAATCAGAGACCGCTCGGGTGTCCGCCTGACTTCCGCCGGCCGGGAGCTGCTTCCCTACATTCAGGCCGCCTTCAGCAGCCACCGTCTCCTTGACGAAAAGGTGATGGAAATGAATCGGATGGAGTCCGGTCTTATAAGGGTAGGGACTTTTACAAGCGTTTCATCGCAGTGGCTTCCAGGAATCATTCAGAAATTTAAAGCAGCATATCCGAAAGTGCATTTTGAGCTCGTTCATGGAAACAATGAAGAAATCGAGCAGGCAATTATTTCCGGAAGGCTCGACTGCGGCTTTATCAAACTTCCTTCTACAGAAAAACTTCACACCACCTTTCTGCGAAGAGATCCTATGGTTGTTGTACTGGCTGAAGATCACCCGTTTTCCGATAAGAAGGCTTTCCCTGTGGAAGCGCTCGAGCACTTTCCCTATATTGAAATTAACGAAGGAATTGAAAACGAAATAACCCGCGTTTTTGCAGATCATCATATCCGCCCGGACGTACATTATGCGCAGAAAGACGATTATGCCGTTATCGCTATGGTGGAAAAAAACCTCGGTATCACACTTCTTCCCGAACTCGTCCTGAAAGATACTATCCGAAACGTCGTCTGCCGACAGTTAACCGTGCCGGCATACCGGGATATAGGGATTGCTTCCCCTTTTGAAAACTCTGCTTCCCGGTTAACGAACTCCTTCCTTAGCTGCACCCGGGAATGGGTGGAAAAAGAGTATGAAGAACGTCCAACTTAA
- a CDS encoding DUF1444 family protein, protein MKPMEIKRELESQLQHENWITSYDRDKNTLRIVDDRVDKGITIRLDNLSSKFEENKHAALENTVATIKEGMRLLVEKADLNGKEASIYPVLRNPDFGEGKNLLHEEHTAETTIFYAVDEDSSYSLIDSDMLNQSGKTAEEIKEAAKFNVRKLPAEFKEDEVAGNKFYFLHAGDGFEASRILNDTLLDDMKEKIHGDMAVAVPHHDVLIIADLRNETGYDVLGQMTFQFFSEGHMPLTALPFLYEKGELEPIFVLARKKPKDTKKDG, encoded by the coding sequence ATGAAACCTATGGAAATAAAGCGTGAATTGGAAAGCCAGCTCCAGCATGAAAACTGGATTACTTCCTATGATCGTGATAAAAATACACTTCGTATTGTTGATGACCGCGTCGATAAAGGAATTACGATCCGGCTGGATAATTTAAGCAGCAAATTTGAAGAAAATAAACATGCTGCCCTGGAAAATACGGTAGCTACAATAAAAGAAGGCATGCGCCTTCTCGTTGAAAAAGCAGATTTAAATGGGAAAGAAGCCAGTATATATCCCGTTCTGAGAAATCCGGATTTTGGGGAAGGTAAAAACCTTTTACACGAGGAGCATACAGCAGAAACAACTATCTTTTATGCAGTAGACGAAGACTCTTCCTACTCGCTGATTGACAGTGACATGCTTAATCAGTCAGGGAAGACAGCAGAAGAAATCAAGGAAGCAGCTAAATTTAATGTGCGGAAGCTTCCTGCTGAATTTAAAGAAGATGAAGTGGCCGGCAACAAATTCTATTTTCTTCATGCAGGGGACGGATTCGAAGCGAGCCGCATACTGAATGACACGCTTCTTGATGATATGAAAGAAAAAATTCATGGAGATATGGCTGTAGCCGTACCTCATCACGACGTTCTGATTATCGCAGACCTCCGTAATGAGACGGGCTATGATGTACTCGGACAGATGACATTCCAATTCTTTTCGGAAGGCCATATGCCCCTTACAGCGCTTCCATTTCTTTATGAAAAAGGAGAATTGGAGCCGATTTTCGTACTCGCACGGAAAAAACCGAAGGATACGAAAAAAGATGGATGA
- the trmB gene encoding tRNA (guanosine(46)-N7)-methyltransferase TrmB gives MRLRNKPWAKDYITEQAHIVESDPAAWKGSWQEKFPSEQPLYVEVGSGKGRFVNELAQQNPQVNVIGIEMSESVIVSGVEKAVEEAKSNLILLQEDVNYLTDFFEKGEIDRLYINFTDPWPKNRHAKRRLTHEGFLQKYEEVIKREAEIHFKTDNQGLFEYSLESLTSYGFQLQNVSLNLHESGMKNNIMTEYEEKFFRKGMRIYRLEARLHHNE, from the coding sequence ATGCGACTAAGAAATAAACCTTGGGCAAAAGATTACATTACAGAACAAGCACATATCGTCGAATCAGATCCGGCAGCCTGGAAAGGGAGCTGGCAGGAGAAATTCCCGAGTGAACAGCCGCTTTACGTAGAAGTCGGTTCCGGGAAAGGGCGCTTTGTAAACGAGCTGGCTCAACAGAATCCTCAGGTGAACGTGATCGGGATAGAGATGTCGGAGAGCGTTATTGTGAGCGGGGTGGAAAAAGCTGTAGAAGAGGCGAAATCCAACCTTATTCTGCTTCAGGAAGACGTTAACTATCTTACAGATTTTTTCGAAAAAGGAGAAATAGATCGTCTTTATATTAATTTTACAGATCCTTGGCCTAAAAACAGGCATGCAAAACGCCGGCTTACTCATGAAGGATTTTTGCAGAAGTATGAAGAAGTGATTAAAAGAGAAGCTGAGATCCATTTTAAGACGGACAATCAGGGTTTATTTGAATACTCGCTCGAATCATTGACCAGTTATGGATTCCAGCTGCAGAATGTGAGCCTGAATCTCCACGAGAGCGGAATGAAGAACAATATTATGACGGAATATGAAGAAAAGTTTTTCAGGAAAGGAATGAGAATTTACCGTCTGGAAGCTCGGCTTCATCACAATGAATAA
- a CDS encoding GNAT family N-acetyltransferase translates to MKIRELSKDESPPMELLLSADPSREIVEKYVHKGRCFTAEEDDHVVGVYVMLPTRPETVELVNIAVKQIYQGRGIGRKLVMNAIEEAGKAGYKTLEIGTGNSSLGQLALYQKCGFRITGVDRDFFVKHYTEPIFENGILCRDMVRLSLEIEAP, encoded by the coding sequence GTGAAGATCCGGGAGCTTAGTAAAGACGAATCACCTCCTATGGAGCTGCTGCTGTCGGCTGACCCGTCCAGAGAAATAGTGGAGAAGTATGTTCACAAAGGCAGGTGTTTTACAGCGGAAGAGGATGATCATGTTGTAGGAGTTTATGTAATGCTTCCAACAAGGCCGGAGACTGTGGAACTGGTCAACATTGCTGTTAAACAAATTTATCAGGGTCGTGGGATCGGGCGGAAGCTCGTCATGAATGCTATAGAAGAAGCTGGAAAAGCGGGTTACAAAACGTTGGAAATCGGAACCGGAAACTCAAGTTTAGGGCAGCTGGCTCTTTATCAAAAGTGCGGTTTTAGAATAACAGGCGTCGACAGGGACTTCTTCGTGAAACATTACACGGAACCTATTTTTGAAAATGGCATATTATGCAGAGATATGGTGCGTTTGTCGCTGGAAATAGAAGCGCCATAA
- a CDS encoding YtnP family quorum-quenching lactonase, with the protein MTLEQFRVSDDTTLTWLNGGVTNMDGGAMFGVVPRPLWSKKYPVNEKNQIELRCDPVLIQVPGKNLLMEAGIGKGRLSEKALRNYGVTEEAAIEENLNELGLSAEDIDEVLMTHMHFDHSMGLTKETAEGRRPMYPNAVIWVNETEWEEMRTPNIRSKNTYFKENWDAIEHQVRTFKEEKEVFPGIRLIHTGGHSAGHCILNISRGDKNIWHMADIMPTHAHQHVLWVLAYDDYPMDSISKKQEFIPSAIENGNWFMFYHDYKYRMLRWDESGKEIIESLERKEAEEK; encoded by the coding sequence ATGACTTTAGAACAATTTCGCGTCAGTGACGACACAACTTTGACCTGGCTGAACGGAGGCGTAACAAATATGGATGGGGGAGCCATGTTCGGTGTAGTACCACGCCCTCTCTGGTCGAAAAAGTATCCCGTTAATGAAAAGAATCAAATTGAGCTGCGCTGTGATCCGGTGCTGATTCAGGTACCAGGAAAAAATCTTCTAATGGAAGCAGGCATAGGAAAAGGCCGGCTTTCGGAAAAAGCACTCCGAAACTACGGAGTGACAGAAGAAGCGGCGATTGAAGAAAACCTTAACGAGCTGGGTCTTTCTGCGGAAGACATAGATGAGGTTCTTATGACTCACATGCATTTTGACCATTCGATGGGTCTGACAAAAGAGACAGCAGAAGGCCGCCGTCCGATGTATCCAAATGCTGTTATCTGGGTAAATGAGACAGAATGGGAAGAGATGCGCACTCCTAACATCCGCTCGAAGAATACATACTTCAAGGAAAACTGGGATGCGATTGAACATCAAGTGAGAACGTTCAAAGAGGAAAAAGAAGTTTTCCCTGGTATTCGCCTTATTCACACCGGCGGGCATAGTGCAGGACACTGCATACTGAATATCAGCCGTGGAGATAAAAATATCTGGCACATGGCGGACATTATGCCTACACATGCTCATCAGCACGTACTCTGGGTACTGGCTTACGATGATTATCCTATGGATTCGATATCCAAAAAACAGGAATTTATTCCCTCTGCTATAGAAAATGGGAACTGGTTTATGTTTTACCATGACTACAAATACCGGATGCTGCGCTGGGATGAAAGCGGCAAAGAAATTATTGAATCGCTGGAACGGAAAGAAGCAGAAGAAAAATAG
- a CDS encoding PepSY domain-containing protein — MSWKKFAAGVGTGVAVTVLAKTTMDQKESVLSPEKALKIVKKKAGEIGRIEGSWVHMMTEPCEHEHLMYDVYRGGVTIAEEDGTVNAYEFYVDASTGAIIELKKQD; from the coding sequence ATGAGTTGGAAAAAATTTGCTGCCGGTGTCGGCACCGGAGTGGCTGTGACGGTCCTCGCTAAAACAACAATGGATCAAAAAGAATCCGTTCTTTCGCCGGAAAAAGCTTTAAAAATTGTCAAGAAAAAGGCCGGAGAAATCGGCAGAATAGAAGGATCTTGGGTTCATATGATGACAGAACCGTGCGAACACGAGCACCTTATGTACGACGTTTACCGGGGGGGCGTTACTATAGCTGAAGAAGACGGCACGGTAAATGCTTATGAATTCTACGTTGATGCTTCGACCGGCGCTATTATCGAGTTGAAAAAACAGGATTAG
- a CDS encoding phosphotransferase family protein — MEHFMGEGWHLRPAGGATGEAYIAEQGKQKIFIKRNSSPFLAVLSAEGIVPKLLWTKRLENGDVITAQQWVSGRELKGSEMNCSRVAGLLAKIHRSEELLDMFMRMGNKPLDPGKLYRTTTDRMTEEEKDRDISEALRCLKEKFPALPPDMYVVCHADVHHNNWIEDEQKNLFLIDWDGAQVADPALDLAPLLYEYVPEKDWNQWFESYGEKPEENLLFRLWWYRLIQCIDNVLWFRRRGEKVEAARWLTQLKKLTEESGHFNK; from the coding sequence GTGGAACATTTCATGGGTGAAGGATGGCATCTGCGTCCAGCCGGGGGAGCTACCGGAGAGGCGTATATTGCCGAACAGGGAAAACAAAAAATATTCATTAAACGTAATTCTTCACCTTTTTTAGCTGTCTTGTCTGCTGAAGGAATTGTTCCGAAGCTGCTTTGGACAAAGCGGCTGGAAAATGGCGATGTGATTACGGCGCAGCAGTGGGTGAGCGGTCGTGAACTGAAAGGGAGCGAAATGAACTGCTCCCGTGTCGCCGGACTCCTGGCTAAGATTCACCGGTCAGAAGAACTTCTTGATATGTTCATGCGGATGGGAAATAAGCCGCTCGATCCCGGGAAATTATATCGTACGACGACGGACCGGATGACGGAAGAAGAAAAAGACAGAGATATTTCAGAAGCGCTGCGCTGTCTGAAAGAGAAATTTCCTGCTCTTCCACCAGATATGTATGTGGTCTGTCACGCAGACGTTCATCACAATAACTGGATCGAAGATGAGCAGAAAAACCTTTTTCTCATCGACTGGGATGGAGCGCAGGTAGCAGATCCTGCGCTCGATTTAGCCCCGCTGCTTTATGAATATGTACCTGAAAAAGACTGGAATCAATGGTTTGAATCATATGGTGAAAAACCAGAGGAAAACCTGCTTTTCAGACTCTGGTGGTACCGGTTGATTCAGTGTATCGATAACGTACTCTGGTTTCGTCGGCGCGGAGAGAAGGTAGAGGCTGCACGCTGGCTTACCCAGCTCAAAAAATTGACGGAAGAATCCGGTCATTTTAATAAATAA
- a CDS encoding M42 family metallopeptidase: MHKDTYNMFETLTQLPGAPGFEHQVRKYVKKELEKYSDEIVQDRLGGIFGVKQGPEEGPRVMVAGHMDEVGFMVTSINDKGLIRFQTLGGWWSQVLLAQRLHIMTENGPVTGVIGSIPPHLLDEAKRKKPMEIKNMYIDIGADNKEDAERIGIKPGQQVVPVCPMEKMANEKKLLSKAWDNRYGVGLSIELMKEIQGEELPNTLYSGATVQEEVGLRGAQAAANMIQPDIFYALDASPANDATGGKDAFGHLGKGALLRIFDRTMITHRGMREFILDTAETNNIPYQFFISQGGTDAGRVHISNSGVPSAVIGVCSRYIHTAASIMHVDDYAAAKELIVKLVKETDASTLNTIRENV; the protein is encoded by the coding sequence ATGCATAAGGATACATATAACATGTTTGAAACACTTACTCAGCTTCCGGGAGCGCCGGGGTTTGAACATCAGGTACGAAAATATGTGAAAAAAGAGCTGGAAAAATACAGCGATGAAATAGTACAGGATCGTCTCGGCGGAATTTTTGGTGTGAAACAGGGGCCGGAGGAAGGACCCCGTGTAATGGTGGCAGGTCATATGGATGAAGTCGGATTTATGGTCACGTCAATTAACGACAAAGGGCTTATCCGATTTCAGACACTTGGAGGCTGGTGGAGCCAGGTTCTTCTTGCCCAGAGGCTGCACATTATGACAGAAAATGGACCGGTTACCGGAGTTATCGGCTCAATACCTCCCCATCTGCTTGATGAAGCAAAAAGGAAAAAACCGATGGAAATTAAAAATATGTATATTGATATTGGCGCCGATAATAAAGAGGATGCTGAAAGAATTGGAATTAAACCCGGCCAGCAGGTTGTCCCCGTATGTCCGATGGAAAAAATGGCAAATGAAAAAAAACTGCTCTCCAAAGCATGGGATAATCGTTACGGAGTGGGACTGTCTATCGAACTTATGAAAGAGATTCAGGGAGAAGAGCTTCCCAATACGCTGTATTCAGGTGCTACAGTCCAGGAAGAAGTAGGGCTTCGGGGGGCACAGGCGGCTGCGAACATGATTCAGCCGGATATTTTTTACGCGCTTGACGCGAGTCCTGCAAACGATGCTACAGGCGGAAAAGACGCCTTCGGTCATCTAGGGAAAGGGGCGCTGCTGAGAATATTTGACAGGACGATGATCACTCACCGGGGAATGCGCGAATTCATTCTCGACACGGCGGAAACGAACAATATACCTTATCAGTTTTTCATCTCGCAGGGGGGGACAGATGCCGGAAGAGTTCATATATCGAACAGCGGCGTTCCTTCAGCGGTAATCGGTGTCTGCTCCAGATATATCCACACAGCGGCTTCCATCATGCATGTGGATGATTACGCTGCGGCAAAAGAACTGATTGTAAAACTCGTCAAAGAAACGGACGCATCTACTTTAAATACGATAAGAGAAAACGTATAG
- a CDS encoding YtoQ family protein: MHLTVYLAGQIHDDWRQKLKEQASEKQLPIDFVGPMENHDRSDNIGEEILGEQPGPVFKDDAASQMNNLRTRVLMNKSDVVLALFGEKYKQWNSAMDAGMALALDKPLILVRPEPLHHPLKELSQKAQVTVETADQALEALAYIFDKE; this comes from the coding sequence ATGCATTTAACCGTATACCTAGCTGGACAGATTCATGATGACTGGAGACAGAAGCTGAAAGAGCAGGCTTCAGAAAAACAGCTTCCCATTGATTTCGTAGGTCCTATGGAAAACCATGATCGGTCCGATAATATCGGGGAAGAAATTCTCGGTGAACAGCCCGGCCCCGTATTTAAGGATGACGCTGCCTCTCAGATGAATAACCTTCGTACCCGTGTGCTGATGAACAAATCGGATGTCGTCCTCGCCTTATTCGGCGAAAAATACAAACAATGGAACAGCGCAATGGATGCCGGCATGGCGCTTGCTCTTGACAAACCACTGATTCTCGTACGCCCTGAGCCGCTTCACCACCCATTAAAAGAACTTTCTCAGAAAGCCCAGGTGACTGTGGAAACAGCCGATCAGGCTCTGGAAGCACTTGCCTACATTTTTGATAAAGAGTAA
- a CDS encoding PTS transporter subunit IIC, whose translation MRAFFERKGIRPGVNTYLIQALSYMALGLFSSLIIGLIMQTAGDAGVQAGLPLQWLADIGGIAMELAGPAIGVAVAYGLKAPRLVLFAAVFSGALGYDLAGPAGSFLAAVFSTEAGKVVSQETKVDIIVTPFTTIVAGALAAYTVGPPISGALAQLGAFIIWATEQQPFIMGIIIAVTMGLALTAPISSAAIAIILQLEGLAAGAATVGCTAQMVGFAVSSYRENKGAGLVALGLGTSMLQIANVVRNPRILLPPTITAAILGPFATMVFLMENNPEGAGMGTSGFVGQIMTFNTMGINTETVIGVIILHLAAPAVLSLLLSEWMRRKEWIKFGDMEIEKS comes from the coding sequence TTGCGTGCTTTTTTTGAAAGAAAGGGCATTCGTCCGGGTGTAAATACATATTTAATTCAGGCTCTCAGTTATATGGCGCTGGGCTTGTTTTCTTCTTTGATTATCGGCTTAATTATGCAGACAGCAGGGGATGCCGGTGTTCAGGCAGGACTGCCGCTTCAATGGCTGGCGGATATTGGCGGCATAGCTATGGAGCTTGCCGGCCCCGCCATCGGTGTAGCTGTTGCGTATGGGCTGAAAGCTCCACGCCTCGTTCTGTTTGCAGCGGTATTCAGCGGGGCGCTTGGTTACGATCTGGCCGGCCCGGCAGGAAGTTTTCTTGCTGCTGTATTCAGTACTGAAGCAGGAAAAGTAGTGTCTCAGGAAACGAAGGTCGATATTATTGTTACCCCCTTCACTACGATTGTGGCAGGAGCACTTGCCGCGTACACTGTTGGACCCCCGATCAGTGGAGCACTTGCTCAGCTTGGTGCCTTTATCATTTGGGCGACAGAGCAGCAGCCTTTTATTATGGGAATCATAATTGCCGTAACGATGGGACTTGCATTAACAGCTCCTATCTCAAGCGCAGCTATCGCCATTATTCTACAGCTTGAAGGTCTGGCAGCGGGAGCTGCTACTGTAGGCTGTACGGCACAGATGGTTGGTTTTGCTGTCAGCAGTTACAGGGAAAACAAGGGAGCAGGGCTTGTCGCTCTGGGATTAGGTACATCCATGCTTCAGATAGCAAATGTTGTCAGAAATCCCCGTATTCTGCTGCCGCCGACCATTACGGCGGCAATTCTGGGACCTTTCGCTACGATGGTCTTTCTTATGGAAAATAATCCGGAAGGCGCAGGAATGGGCACAAGTGGTTTTGTCGGTCAGATTATGACTTTTAATACGATGGGGATTAATACAGAAACAGTTATCGGTGTTATCATTCTTCATTTAGCCGCTCCGGCAGTGTTGAGCCTTCTTCTATCAGAATGGATGCGGCGTAAAGAATGGATCAAATTTGGAGATATGGAAATAGAAAAGTCGTAA
- a CDS encoding DNA translocase FtsK: MNKNQYYWSKLKHWLFAEDDEPQDIKENPQKAEKLETKAEKPKKIKPAYHPSAAPSAPEMEEVRMRHYYPQHVEKQKYPVQRKAAVPSVSSQRGNKAGRKAAHEKSETVPTVQMKRPSAYGPGPFRAQEVPSPTLGMKLERERREKYAAGLADARRETEKEKTEALEREFLREEEEIKPELKTDVHRQEEPETLPGRQEDRSAAPVEEVEVVEREEETFPAKEEKEKEGNLKAGSTGMTVPEEEAETEEAPPEKTAPIKPEPSSRKPQKLQPKKRSGGVKADKNRPAPIPEKKKPASEKEHTQKPFNVMMTPADRARFKKAARKQQSGYTFPDLNLLDIPPQIDNKQDEWARGMSAKLDETLSYFRVQAEVVTYTSGPSVTRFEIQPEPGVKINKIVQLTDDLKRSLAATEIRIEAPIPGKTTVGIEVPNPSPTPVMLRAVLRDKNFRDASSSLTVALGVDISGEAIVTDITSMPHGLIAGTTGSGKSVCVNSMLTSILYKSTPEEVRMLLIDPKMVELAPFNRVPHLAAPVITDTKEATAALNWAVEEMERRYQLFADAGARDLERYNKKAETKLPKLLIVVDELADLMMVAPQEVEDAICRIAQKARACGIHLLVATQRPSVDVITGLIKANIPSRIAFSVSSQADSRTILDSGGAERLLGRGDMLFHPNSSPKPTRIQGTFVTDDEIDRVIDHVSLAEKPAPLFNPAELKEAAASAPSPEDELFDEAVQFVMEKQTASTSLLQRHFQVGYNRAARIIDDLEAHGIVSPAKGSKPRDVYTNVDSAT; encoded by the coding sequence GTGAATAAGAATCAGTACTACTGGTCTAAATTAAAACATTGGCTCTTTGCTGAAGATGATGAGCCTCAAGATATAAAAGAAAATCCTCAGAAGGCAGAAAAACTGGAAACAAAAGCAGAAAAGCCTAAAAAAATAAAACCCGCATATCATCCGTCAGCGGCTCCTTCTGCTCCCGAGATGGAAGAAGTGAGAATGCGGCATTACTATCCTCAGCATGTAGAAAAGCAGAAGTACCCAGTGCAGAGGAAAGCAGCTGTTCCTTCTGTTTCTTCACAGAGAGGAAATAAAGCGGGGCGGAAAGCTGCTCATGAAAAGAGTGAAACGGTTCCAACAGTCCAAATGAAACGTCCTTCCGCGTACGGGCCGGGTCCGTTCCGGGCCCAGGAAGTGCCATCTCCTACATTAGGAATGAAACTGGAACGGGAGCGGCGTGAAAAGTACGCAGCCGGTCTTGCTGATGCCAGAAGAGAAACTGAGAAAGAAAAAACAGAAGCTTTAGAAAGGGAATTTCTTCGTGAAGAAGAGGAAATTAAGCCGGAACTGAAAACAGATGTCCACAGGCAGGAGGAACCGGAAACTCTCCCCGGCCGGCAGGAGGATCGATCTGCTGCTCCTGTGGAAGAAGTCGAAGTCGTGGAAAGGGAGGAAGAAACCTTTCCTGCAAAAGAGGAAAAGGAAAAAGAAGGAAATTTGAAAGCGGGTTCTACTGGAATGACGGTGCCTGAAGAGGAGGCTGAAACAGAAGAAGCCCCTCCTGAAAAAACAGCTCCCATAAAACCGGAACCGAGCAGCCGGAAGCCTCAGAAACTACAGCCGAAAAAACGCAGCGGGGGCGTAAAAGCCGATAAAAACCGGCCCGCTCCTATTCCGGAAAAAAAGAAGCCTGCTTCAGAAAAAGAACATACTCAGAAACCGTTTAATGTCATGATGACCCCAGCGGACCGCGCAAGATTCAAAAAAGCTGCGAGAAAACAGCAGTCCGGCTATACCTTTCCTGACTTGAACCTGCTTGATATACCTCCGCAGATAGACAACAAACAGGATGAATGGGCAAGAGGAATGTCCGCAAAACTGGATGAAACACTTTCCTATTTCCGTGTCCAGGCCGAAGTGGTGACTTACACTTCCGGCCCCTCTGTTACGAGGTTTGAGATCCAGCCCGAGCCTGGAGTGAAAATCAATAAAATTGTCCAGCTGACGGATGATTTAAAGCGGAGTCTTGCAGCTACAGAAATTAGAATTGAAGCTCCAATTCCCGGGAAGACCACCGTAGGAATAGAAGTTCCGAACCCTTCCCCGACTCCGGTCATGCTCCGGGCTGTATTAAGAGATAAGAACTTCCGTGACGCTTCCTCGTCTCTGACCGTTGCTCTTGGCGTGGATATCAGCGGAGAAGCCATTGTTACGGATATCACTTCCATGCCGCACGGACTGATAGCCGGGACGACAGGTTCAGGAAAGAGTGTATGTGTCAATTCCATGTTGACGAGTATATTGTATAAATCAACACCGGAAGAAGTACGCATGCTGCTGATTGATCCTAAAATGGTTGAGCTTGCACCATTTAACCGGGTCCCTCATCTGGCTGCACCAGTGATTACGGATACGAAAGAAGCAACAGCGGCCTTAAATTGGGCTGTAGAGGAAATGGAGCGCAGATATCAGCTGTTCGCAGATGCCGGAGCGCGCGACTTGGAGAGGTACAACAAAAAAGCGGAAACAAAACTGCCGAAGCTGCTTATCGTCGTAGACGAACTGGCTGATCTTATGATGGTTGCCCCCCAGGAAGTGGAAGATGCTATCTGTCGTATCGCCCAAAAGGCACGAGCATGCGGTATACATCTGCTCGTAGCCACTCAGCGTCCGTCTGTTGATGTTATTACCGGGTTGATTAAAGCAAATATCCCTTCCCGAATTGCGTTCTCAGTATCTTCCCAGGCAGATTCACGGACAATTCTGGACAGTGGCGGAGCTGAGAGACTGCTTGGCAGAGGAGACATGCTTTTTCATCCGAACAGCAGCCCGAAGCCGACACGAATACAAGGAACGTTTGTTACGGATGATGAAATTGACCGGGTAATCGATCACGTCAGTCTCGCTGAAAAACCTGCACCGCTGTTTAATCCGGCGGAGCTGAAAGAAGCAGCTGCATCGGCTCCATCGCCGGAAGATGAATTATTTGATGAAGCAGTTCAATTTGTTATGGAAAAACAGACGGCGTCAACTTCTCTTCTGCAGCGGCATTTTCAAGTTGGATATAATCGGGCAGCCCGTATTATCGATGATCTCGAAGCGCACGGAATTGTTTCTCCTGCAAAAGGAAGCAAACCGCGGGACGTTTATACAAATGTCGACAGTGCAACGTAA